A window of Candidatus Sulfotelmatobacter sp. genomic DNA:
CGCGCCGTCGAGCGCGGCGGTGACCTCGTCGAGCTGATCGTCCTCGATGGTGAGCGGCGGACCGATGTGCATGACGTCGTACCGGCCCCACGCGAAGACGCCGCGCTTGGCCAGGCCGGCGAAGAGCGTCGGCATGATGCCCGCGTTCTTCCCTTGCCACGGCACCAGCGGCGTGCGCTTCGCGCGGTCGCTGACGAACTCGAGCGCGAAGAATGCGCCCACGCCGCGCACGTCGCCGACGATCTCGTGTTTGTCGCGCAGCTTCTCGAGCCGCGCGCGAATCTTCGCTTCGAGGGCAGCGGCACGCGGGAAGATACCGTCGCGCAGGTAAGCCTGCACGGCGGCGAGTCCGGTCGCCATCGAGACCGGGTGCCCCGAATACGTGTGGCCGCCAGGTACCGGGCGCGCGTCGAAGGCCTTGGCGAGGTTCTCGCGCACCAGCACGCCGCCGAGCGGGACGTAGCCCGAGGTCACGCCCTTGGCGAAGCTGATCATGTCGGGAACGACGCCGAACTTCTCCGCGCCGAACGCGGCGCCCGTGCGCCCGAAGCCGGTCATCACCTCGTCGAGGATCATGACGATGCCGTACTCGTCGCACAGCGCGCGCACGCCGGCGAGATAGCCGGGCGGGAAGACGATGACGCCGTTCGACCCGACGACGCTCTCGATCAGGATCGCGGCGACGCTGTTCGCGTTCTCCGCTTCGATCGTCTCGCGCAGATGCGCCAGCGCGCGCGCCGTCTCTTGGGCCGGATCGTCGGTGAAGAACGGGCTGCGATACGGATAGGGCGCCCAGAAGTGCACGACGCCGGTCATCACGCTGCCGGGCTCGTTGAACCAGCGGCGGTTCTCGCCGGTCAGCGTCGCCGCGCCGGTGGCCGAACCGTGGAACGAGCGGTACGCGCTGAAGACCTTCGAGCGGCCCGTCAGCGCGCGGGCGAACTTGACCGCGTCTTCGTTCGCGTCGGCCCCGCCGACGGTGAAGAACGAGCGGCAGCCTTCGCCGCCCCACGGCGCGATCGCGCTGAGCGCTTCTCCCAGCTCGGCGCGCTTGTCGTTGAACCAGCTCGGCGGGCTGAAGCACAGCCGGTCGATCTGCTCGTGCATCGCCTGGATGACCGACGGGTAGCCGTGACCCAGGTTGACCGCGATCAGCCCCGCGGTCAGGTCGGCGTAGCGCTTGCCCTCGGAGTCGTACAGGTAGATCCCCTCGCCCCGGACGATGACCGGCGGCGGCGGACCACCCGACTGCGTCCAGGGGGTCAGCACGTAGCGCGCGTGGAGGCTCTGCAGGTCCTTCGACGAGGCGATCATCGGGTGGTGTTCGCCGCGCGGCGCGGCGGGTCCGCCGCCGCGAACAGCTCGGGCAGCGCCAGCGCGAAGCCCGGCAGGGCCTCGTGCGCGAGCACGTCGTCTCGGGTTTGGTCTCCGGGAGGACGATCTCGTGGAGCGACATCGGTTCACGCCGACCTTATCACGCGCTGCGCGCGCGACAAGGTCAGCGGCCGATGAGCTGGTGGACGCCGTTCGACGCCAGCTGCCAGAGATGCGCGGCCAGCGGCGGCACGAACTCGGCGAACGCGAACACGCCCGCCAGCGTGCGCGTCGGCCCGACCAGCACGAGCGGAATGCCGATCAGCACGATCGCGAGCAACAAGCCCAACAGCGGACCGAAGCCGCGCAGCGGCGTGCGCGCGACCATCGTGCCCGCCGCGTAGTCGCCGAGTCGGCGACGGGCCGGAAACGGCACCATGATGCCGCCGATCAGCAGCACGTCGATCGGCCGCAGCACGCCGCGCAAGAACGCGCGCGTGAGACCGATCGTGCGCGTGCCGCGCGCGTAGACGTGCAAGCCGAACAGGAGCTTGCCGATCGTCGTCCCGGTGAACGCCTCCGCGACCCACACGTAGACCAGCGCGATCGCGATGCCCAGCCCGAGCGTCGCGTCGAAGCCCCGTTGCGTGTTGGTCGGCAGGCCGGTGATCGGGTTGATCGCGATCAGGGCGTAGCAGAGCAGCGTGACGACGCCGGCGACGAGCGCGAGGTCGACGCCGAACGCGAACAGCCGCGCGAACGCGTCGCCCAGCGGATGCCCCGTCGGCGGCCGCCGCGCGATGCCCGCGTAGCGTGGCGGCGGCCCCTCGACGAAGTGCGCGTCCTCGACCTCGACGACGGGCGCGCGCGGGGGCGGCTGCGGCGGCGGCTCGACCGCGTGCATCGCGATGGTCGGATCCTCGGGCGGCGGCGGCGTGCCGGGCGGCGGGGGTTGCATCGTGCGCATGTACCGTCCCCTACCGGCCCAGGTGTCATCCGGCGGTCGGCGGCAGGCCAGGAGAGACGTGCAGGCAGGCGAACTGGCTGCTTTGGGGCCTGCCATCGCGTCCGCTTCGTGCAGTCGCCGGCCACGATCTTTCCGCCGATCTACATCGCCCAGACGTACCGGTATCGCCCGGGCCCGTGCGGTATGGTGGTGACCTGGCAACCCGCCAGCATCGCCATCCCCTCGCGGGCGCCGTACGTCACGGTCAACGCGACCAACGGCTCGCGCCGCGTAATCGTGCGCTGATCGCCCGCTCGCGGCGGGTGGCTAGACGAAGCCGCTCGCCGCGGTCGCGCCCTTTTTCTGCAGCTCGGCCTGGCGCAGCTCGACGCGCCGTATCTTGCCCGAGCGCGTCTTGGGCAGCTCGGCGATGAACTCGATCGCGCGCGGATACTTGTACGGCGCGGTGACGCGCTTGCAGTGCTCCTGCAGCTCCTTCACCAGCGCTTCGGACGGTTCGTTGCCCGGCCGCAGCACGATGAACGCCTTGACGATGTTGCCGCGGTCGGGATCGGGCGAACCGACGACCGCCGACTCGAGCACCGCCGGGTGCTCGAGCAGCGCGCTCTCGACCTCGAACGGGCCGATGCGATACGCGCCCGAGGAGATGACGTCGTCCGCGCGCCCGACGAACCAGAAGTAGCCGTCGTCGTCGACTTGCGCGCGATCACCGGTGAGATACCATTCGCCGCGGCGCGACGCGCGCGTCTCGTCGTCGTTCTTGTAGTAGCCGGCGAACAGCGAGGGCGGATCGCCGCGCAGCGCGATGTCGCCGACGTCGCCCGGCACGCACACGTTGCCCTGCTCGTCGACGACCGCCACGTCGTGACCCGGCATCGGCTTGCCCATCGAGCCCAGTCGCACCGGCAAGCCCGGCACGTTGGCGACCAGCAGCGTGTTCTCGGTCTGCCCGTAGCCGTCGAGGATCGTCAGCCCGAACGCCTCGCGCCAACGCTCGATCACCTCGGGGTTGAGCGGCTCGCCGGCCGAGACGCAATGGCGCAGCTTCGGCAGCTTCCACTCGTTCAGGTTGGGCAGCTTCGCTTCGAGGCGGTATTCGGTCGGCGCCTGACAGAGCACGGTCACGCCGAGATCGCGGATCATGTCCATCCGCTCGGTCGGGACGAACGCGCCTTCGTGCAGCACGATCGCCGAGCCGCACGACCACGGCCCGAGCAGCACGTTCCAGATCGACTTGGCCCAGCCGGTCCCGGCGGTGCACCACACCACGTCCGTCGGCTTGGCGTCGAGCCACGCCGCGGCTTGCAGCCGCTTCGCC
This region includes:
- a CDS encoding AMP-binding protein, coding for MAAGTFTWDVPADFNFARDVVDQLARADRLGLVAIDAQGARTDYTFAQIADASQRWAAVLRDAGVRAGDRVIVVLPKIPDWLFCMTALLRIGAVAVPGAEQLRAKDLLYRANHSGAVAVIGHVSNAGEIDAIAADAPDLRIWLLVGGTRDGWTAADPLVRAAQPFAGTPTQAGDMAYIVYTSGTTKDPKGVVHRVAYTWAKRLQAAAWLDAKPTDVVWCTAGTGWAKSIWNVLLGPWSCGSAIVLHEGAFVPTERMDMIRDLGVTVLCQAPTEYRLEAKLPNLNEWKLPKLRHCVSAGEPLNPEVIERWREAFGLTILDGYGQTENTLLVANVPGLPVRLGSMGKPMPGHDVAVVDEQGNVCVPGDVGDIALRGDPPSLFAGYYKNDDETRASRRGEWYLTGDRAQVDDDGYFWFVGRADDVISSGAYRIGPFEVESALLEHPAVLESAVVGSPDPDRGNIVKAFIVLRPGNEPSEALVKELQEHCKRVTAPYKYPRAIEFIAELPKTRSGKIRRVELRQAELQKKGATAASGFV
- a CDS encoding aminotransferase class III-fold pyridoxal phosphate-dependent enzyme — protein: MIASSKDLQSLHARYVLTPWTQSGGPPPPVIVRGEGIYLYDSEGKRYADLTAGLIAVNLGHGYPSVIQAMHEQIDRLCFSPPSWFNDKRAELGEALSAIAPWGGEGCRSFFTVGGADANEDAVKFARALTGRSKVFSAYRSFHGSATGAATLTGENRRWFNEPGSVMTGVVHFWAPYPYRSPFFTDDPAQETARALAHLRETIEAENANSVAAILIESVVGSNGVIVFPPGYLAGVRALCDEYGIVMILDEVMTGFGRTGAAFGAEKFGVVPDMISFAKGVTSGYVPLGGVLVRENLAKAFDARPVPGGHTYSGHPVSMATGLAAVQAYLRDGIFPRAAALEAKIRARLEKLRDKHEIVGDVRGVGAFFALEFVSDRAKRTPLVPWQGKNAGIMPTLFAGLAKRGVFAWGRYDVMHIGPPLTIEDDQLDEVTAALDGAIGDLADAYAKTK
- a CDS encoding RDD family protein: MRTMQPPPPGTPPPPEDPTIAMHAVEPPPQPPPRAPVVEVEDAHFVEGPPPRYAGIARRPPTGHPLGDAFARLFAFGVDLALVAGVVTLLCYALIAINPITGLPTNTQRGFDATLGLGIAIALVYVWVAEAFTGTTIGKLLFGLHVYARGTRTIGLTRAFLRGVLRPIDVLLIGGIMVPFPARRRLGDYAAGTMVARTPLRGFGPLLGLLLAIVLIGIPLVLVGPTRTLAGVFAFAEFVPPLAAHLWQLASNGVHQLIGR